A section of the Fusarium falciforme chromosome 8, complete sequence genome encodes:
- a CDS encoding 20S-pre-rRNA D-site endonuclease NOB1, whose product MASSEELKPIHSLVLDTGPLIKNDPPANTLRAKAEQLYTLPCIISEIKDAATRSRVETTLLPFVTLRSPKPESVKVIREFARKTGDLAVLSKPDIEVLALGYELEIERNGGDWRLRSEPGQKGMNGRPPNKPVEGDEEAKESEATLENEVEKLNLEQPTAEEKSEDKPETVPATKPEVEKQPEATEQQPDAEKQETEKQSEPVEQQTEADKQESVEQESEQQPAEDTQPSEDDSEASDDEGGWITPSNLKKKQAATSGSTPSAPVQKTLQAAVLTSDYAMQNVALRMGLNLVAPSLARITHLKNWVLRCHGCFKITKDMSRQFCPSCGQPTLMRASCSTDQFGNFTIHLKKNFQWNNRGNVYSVPKPVHGSANGRLPKNAGGKNNWGNNLILSEDQKEFTRASDDQRRQRKKDIMDQDYLPDLLSGHRSGGNGKIRVGAGRNVNSKRKH is encoded by the coding sequence atggcctcctCAGAAGAGCTGAAGCCCATTCACAGCCTGGTCCTTGATACTGGTCCTTTGATCAAGAACGATCCCCCCGCGAATACCCTCCgcgccaaggccgagcagCTCTACACCCTCCCCTGCATCATCTCCGAGATCAAGGATGCAGCCACACGGTCCCGGGTAGAGACGACTCTGCTGCCTTTCGTTACCCTGCGATCGCCCAAGCCAGAGAGTGTCAAGGTCATTCGTGAATTTGCGCGGAAAACAGGCGACTTGGCTGTTCTGAGCAAGCCTGATATTGAGGTGTTGGCTCTAGGGTATGAGCTGGAGATCGAGCGAAATGGAGGAGACTGGAGGTTGAGGAGTGAGCCTGGACAGAAGGGGATGAATGGGAGGCCACCAAACAAGCCGGTCGAGGGAGACGAGGAGGCTAAGGAATCTGAAGCGACACTGGAGAACGAAGTCGAAAAGCTGAATCTCGAGCAACCAACGGCCGAAGAGAAGTCAGAGGACAAGCCAGAGACTGTGCCTGCGACCAAGCCAGAGGTTGAGAAGCAGCCAGAAGCGACTGAGCAGCAGCCCGATGCTGAGAAGCAAGAGACCGAGAAGCAGTCCGAGCCAGTTGAGCAACAGACAGAGGCCGACAAGCAAGAGTCTGTCGAGCAAGAGTCCGAGCAACAGCCAGCTGAAGACACACAACCCTCCGAAGACGATTCCGAAGCCTCCGATGACGAGGGCGGCTGGATCACTCCCTCCAACCTCAAGAAAAAACAAGCCGCAACGTCTGGCTCTACCCCCTCTGCCCCGGTCCAAAAGACCCTCCAGGCCGCCGTCCTCACCTCCGACTACGCCATGCAAAACGTCGCCCTCCGCATGggcctcaacctcgtcgCACCCTCGCTCGCCCGCATCACCCACCTCAAGAACTGGGTCCTCCGCTGCCACGGCTGCTTCAAGATCACAAAGGACATGTCCCGCCAGTTCTGTCCCTCTTGCGGTCAGCCTACGCTGATGCGTGCTAGCTGTTCTACGGATCAGTTCGGCAACTTTACAATCCACCTCAAGAAGAACTTTCAGTGGAACAACCGTGGCAACGTCTACAGCGTTCCCAAGCCAGTCCACGGCTCTGCAAACGGTCGTCTACCAAAGAACGCAGGAGGAAAAAACAACTGGGGTAACAATCTCATCCTGTCGGAGGATCAAAAGGAGTTTACAAGGGCTTCGGATGATCAGCGCCGCCAGCGAAAGAAGGACATTATGGACCAGGATTATCTCCCTGACCTCCTGAGCGGTCACAGATCTGGAGGAAACGGCAAGATTCGCGTGGGAGCAGGACGCAACGTAAACTCGAAGCGAAAGCACTAG
- a CDS encoding H/ACA ribonucleoprotein complex subunit NOP10, whose translation MHLMYTLDANGNRLYTLKKVAHGQVTKSAHPARFSPDDKWSRQRVTLKRRFELLLTQQKEE comes from the exons ATGCATCTCATGTACACCCTCGACGCCAACGGCAACCGTCTGTACACCCTCAAGAAGGTTGCCCACGGCCAGGTCACCAAGTCTGCGCACCCTGCGCGCTTCTCCCCCGACGACAAGTGGTCGCGACAGCGCGTCACCCTCAAGCGGCGATTCGAGCTCCTCCTGACCCAGCAGA AGGAGGAATAG
- a CDS encoding Adenosylmethionine decarboxylase, which translates to MFPSSVPNNCTFSPASATPHLTINHDVAADLDSTNAFEGPEKLLEVWFAPSPTSLPPTAPANGLKAVPADTWVPMLDMVNCKVLSVLDSDNMDAYLLSESSMFVFPHKIILKTCGTTTLLLGLQRMLHIAAKYGFPFHNASSVNDIRAAATPYRVFYSRKNFLFPEKQQGPHRSWKQEVKYLDDMFDGGSAYMVGKMNGDHWYLYLTSPNQQALTPPRTPESEVNGPLAKIPVGTSFGTGPSGHHDETLEILMTDLDPENAKQFYLSHASAVASDKLAAEAQDARRQAINSLGGLDPVDEVDVFCNGDEEPMLDSTEALTTEGHALGTVVSESCGLSSVYPTTDYPDARVDAYLFSPCGFSANGVVPPQAEGAKSEHYFTVHVTPEPHCSFASFETNVPGGQSGRTTTEIIEQVVNIFKPGRFSVTLFEAKAQAHNPYGMGDDDTKGWAANRLVDPVRGYRRIDRIVHDFEDYDLVFRFYEREGWAGTKNARVGEPASPTLK; encoded by the coding sequence ATGTTTCCCTCTTCGGTTCCCAACAACTGTACCTTCTCGCCGGCCTCGGCCACTCCCCATCTGACCATCAACCATGATGTGGCCGCCGATCTCGACTCGACCAATGCTTTCGAGGGCCCCGAGAAGCTTCTTGAAGTCTGGTTCGCCCCCAGCCCGACTTCTCTGCCCCCAACTGCTCCCGCCAATGGCCTAAAGGCTGTTCCTGCCGATACCTGGGTCCCAATGCTCGACATGGTCAACTGCAAGGTTCTCTCTGTGCTTGACTCTGACAACATGGATGCCTATCTCTTGTCCGAGTCTAGCATGTTTGTCTTTCCTCACAAGATCATCCTCAAGACATGCGGCACTACGACTCTTCTTCTGGGACTTCAGCGAATGCTTCACATTGCGGCCAAGTACGGGTTCCCGTTCCACAATGCCAGCTCTGTCAACGATATCCGTGCTGCTGCTACACCCTACCGCGTCTTTTACAGCCGCAAGAACTTTTTGTTCCCCGAGAAGCAGCAGGGACCCCATCGCAGCTGGAAGCAGGAGGTCAAGTACCTCGACGACATGTTTGACGGTGGAAGTGCCTATATGGTGGGCAAGATGAACGGTGACCACTGGTACCTGTACCTCACGTCTCCGAACCAGCAGGCCTTGACTCCTCCAAGGACCCCCGAGTCCGAGGTCAACGGTCCTCTGGCCAAGATCCCCGTCGGGACATCGTTTGGTACTGGCCCCAGCGGTCATCACGACGAGACGCTCGAAATCCTCATGACGGACCTCGATCCTGAGAATGCCAAGCAGTTTTACTTGTCGCACGCGAGTGCGGTCGCTAGCGACAAGTTGGCTGCAGAGGCTCAGGATGCCCGCAGACAGGCCATCAACAGCCTGGGCGGGCTTGATCCAGTTGACGAAGTGGACGTCTTCTGCAACGGGGATGAGGAACCCATGCTCGACTCTACCGAGGCTCTGACGACCGAGGGCCACGCTCTGGGAACTGTCGTGTCGGAGAGCTGCGGCCTCTCCAGTGTCTACCCGACCACCGACTACCCTGATGCGCGTGTCGATGCCTACCTCTTCAGCCCTTGTGGTTTTTCTGCCAACGGAGTTGTTCCTCCTCAGGCTGAAGGGGCCAAGTCTGAGCATTACTTTACCGTCCACGTCACCCCTGAGCCTCACTGCTCTTTTGCCTCGTTCGAGACCAACGTCCCTGGTGGTCAGAGCGGACGAACCACGACCGAGATTATTGAGCAGGTTGTCAACATCTTCAAGCCTGGTCGCTTCAGCGTGACCCTGtttgaggccaaggctcaggctcaCAACCCTTATGGTATGGGTGACGATGACACCAAGGGATGGGCAGCCAACCGTCTGGTGGATCCTGTCCGGGGATACCGACGCATTGATCGTATTGTCCACGATTTCGAGGACTACGATCTCGTCTTTCGCTTCTACGAACGGGAGGGATGGGCCGGCACCAAGAATGCGCGAGTTGGTGAGCCCGCCAGCCCTACTCTCAAGTAA